In Fusibacter sp. A1, a single window of DNA contains:
- a CDS encoding GAF domain-containing sensor histidine kinase — protein sequence MESVVKIRKENTYKTVSISETLSEVLDDSIVAKWQNVLDLAADLFNVPSALIMKLHSNEIEVFVKSANDGNPYEEHEKAPLGIGLYCETVIGTDSMLQVPDALDDPVWAENPDVKLKMINYLGLPIKWPNGDVFGTICVLDDHRRNYDNTLVQLIHTLKDTVEKDLNLVNDYFNLQKMMDLLERSQKLIGDHQKNQVISELVSNISHEISTPIGLAYTAATLMRKIATDPAGDKASESEILEGSELIMKHLEQASELVKAFQTIATDIVVGKIEHVDMGDYISSIIMSMKYDLRKNGVSVSLRCQEGVKVAVNSAALTQIIINLVVNAMKHAFSGLSDKEIDIEVGSTDSQVLITVSDNGCGISESGLDDIFKPFVKLNPSLDGSGMGLSIVKEIVENKLMGSIECHSEVGKGTIFNVVLPKETSDE from the coding sequence ATGGAATCGGTAGTTAAAATAAGGAAGGAAAACACTTATAAAACAGTTAGCATTTCTGAAACTCTGTCTGAGGTGCTGGATGATTCGATTGTAGCAAAATGGCAAAACGTTCTTGATCTTGCCGCAGACTTGTTCAATGTGCCATCGGCTTTGATCATGAAGCTTCATTCAAATGAGATCGAGGTTTTTGTGAAGAGCGCAAACGATGGAAATCCATATGAAGAGCATGAGAAAGCACCGCTTGGTATAGGTCTTTATTGTGAGACGGTCATCGGCACAGATAGCATGCTGCAGGTGCCCGATGCTCTAGACGACCCTGTTTGGGCTGAAAATCCGGATGTGAAGCTTAAGATGATCAATTATTTGGGACTTCCGATCAAGTGGCCAAACGGTGACGTATTCGGAACAATCTGTGTGCTAGACGACCATCGTAGAAATTATGACAATACGCTAGTACAGTTGATCCATACACTTAAGGATACCGTTGAAAAAGACTTGAACCTTGTTAACGATTATTTCAACCTTCAAAAAATGATGGACTTGCTCGAAAGGTCTCAAAAACTCATAGGTGATCATCAGAAGAACCAAGTCATCAGCGAACTGGTTTCAAATATCTCCCATGAGATAAGCACGCCAATCGGCCTTGCCTATACGGCGGCGACATTGATGCGAAAGATAGCGACAGATCCGGCTGGTGACAAAGCGTCTGAATCAGAGATCTTAGAGGGATCCGAGCTGATCATGAAACACCTGGAGCAAGCATCAGAGCTTGTTAAGGCCTTTCAGACGATCGCCACGGATATTGTCGTTGGAAAAATCGAGCATGTGGATATGGGTGATTATATCTCCAGTATCATCATGAGCATGAAATACGACTTAAGAAAGAACGGTGTCAGTGTCAGTCTAAGATGTCAGGAAGGTGTGAAAGTTGCGGTCAATTCTGCGGCGCTGACACAGATTATCATCAATCTGGTTGTGAATGCGATGAAGCATGCCTTCAGCGGACTCTCGGACAAGGAAATTGACATTGAGGTGGGTTCGACGGACTCTCAAGTGCTTATTACTGTAAGCGACAACGGTTGCGGTATTTCTGAGAGTGGGCTTGATGATATCTTCAAACCATTTGTGAAGTTGAACCCATCTTTGGATGGATCGGGCATGGGGCTTTCCATTGTAAAAGAGATTGTAGAAAACAAACTCATGGGGTCTATCGAATGCCATAGCGAAGTAGGAAAAGGCACAATATTCAACGTGGTGCTGCCAAAGGAGACAAGTGATGAATGA
- a CDS encoding CHAD domain-containing protein → MNDLIQLHNHLYRIVQSEYSNCVIGTAKSSIHDLRVAIRRLDTYYTFLSSILNKEASLKLAYNQRIIQSYLSELSALRDIQVIQVHLSSLTAQTDSDLRSAVESTLAVEKKKAAKRLSKWAVGLVFKDNSQLILSLNLSSEELYTMCAHHQMKLARSVLKALHTDSNYHKTRLALKHLRYFLEQVETLFAQTHFDTTALSSYQDLLGMHQDYRVLLRFLRRQAEYPGLVTHLELMLHSLDLSIKASEKDLTLLVHSCGYETR, encoded by the coding sequence ATGAATGACCTGATTCAACTTCACAACCACCTATATCGTATCGTACAAAGTGAATACTCAAACTGCGTGATCGGTACCGCTAAGTCATCTATTCATGATCTTCGTGTCGCAATACGCAGGTTAGATACCTACTATACCTTTCTTTCATCCATATTAAATAAGGAGGCATCTTTAAAGCTCGCTTACAATCAGAGGATTATTCAAAGTTACCTAAGTGAGCTATCCGCCTTAAGAGATATCCAAGTGATACAAGTCCACTTATCTAGTCTTACGGCACAAACCGATTCAGACTTACGCTCAGCGGTTGAATCCACCCTTGCAGTAGAAAAAAAGAAAGCCGCTAAAAGGCTTTCTAAGTGGGCTGTAGGTTTGGTTTTTAAGGATAACTCACAGCTGATCCTTTCACTGAATCTCTCCTCTGAGGAACTTTATACCATGTGCGCGCATCATCAGATGAAGCTTGCGAGATCCGTACTGAAAGCCCTGCACACCGACTCCAACTATCACAAGACACGTTTGGCCCTTAAGCATCTCAGGTACTTCCTCGAGCAGGTTGAGACACTCTTTGCGCAGACGCATTTTGACACTACCGCGCTGTCTTCCTACCAGGACCTACTCGGCATGCATCAGGACTACCGAGTCCTACTCAGATTTTTAAGACGGCAAGCAGAGTACCCCGGTCTAGTTACCCATCTGGAATTGATGCTACATAGCTTGGACTTGTCTATCAAGGCATCTGAAAAGGATCTGACATTACTGGTCCATTCATGTGGGTATGAGACTAGGTAA
- a CDS encoding response regulator has product MNEVNVMVVDDEIDVFLVTRLALRRFHYNGYTVNISYAESAEEAIHLLSSGEKADLIFLDIVMETANAGYRVIEYIKSCELKDKILIYIRSGFPGNVPKEYMHLVEGVDGYMEKVEVSLEHIENAVKYAIDNRYAS; this is encoded by the coding sequence ATGAATGAGGTTAATGTCATGGTTGTAGATGATGAAATCGATGTGTTCCTTGTCACAAGGCTCGCATTAAGACGGTTTCACTACAACGGGTATACGGTGAATATCAGTTATGCCGAATCCGCCGAAGAAGCGATCCATCTGTTGTCAAGCGGCGAAAAGGCGGATTTGATATTTTTAGACATCGTCATGGAGACAGCGAACGCCGGTTATCGGGTGATAGAATATATTAAGAGTTGTGAGCTTAAGGACAAGATTCTAATCTATATCAGATCCGGTTTTCCTGGAAATGTACCAAAGGAGTACATGCATTTGGTAGAAGGTGTTGACGGTTATATGGAAAAAGTGGAAGTTTCGCTGGAACACATTGAAAACGCTGTGAAATACGCAATCGACAATCGATATGCGAGCTAA